The following proteins are co-located in the Corynebacterium aquilae DSM 44791 genome:
- the eccD gene encoding type VII secretion integral membrane protein EccD: MSSLSDSSVLSQPPAVAHSTALTATGVGPSASPGAVDTVDVVFRVLWGVEEQAVSVAATVPLAVSVAEVFDEVVHLCGVALPDCGWCVQTAAGSPIDPAIPLADSPVSNGDTLVIAPVGLRPAPVVLDAAEAASSIGEPARPAGIAAVASAAGFLATAAAIGQVVPAQQQPWAWWAVMMVCAIVLMRLQNTRPTDQPSAIVLATLVWVFAQVGAWRWMQPGSTHPHPASPLAITTVGICGLVAAALMALVWRSDPPAGGGRALSAGGAGWLTLLGVLSVAVVCAGAGLRLGGLSAAAGAVVLGCVVVLTVAARVAQSVAGLQVPVLPAVVSVGDGDAPADGDGATATVGQAMIARDIVIGAYIAASVGAMVGLGLLAFAPSTTTALVALAVAAGFAPHGLRHRDAACLWSLWSLSSVALLVAVWAAVSAPAHPAVVAVAVVGVAAAATAPLWAGSLKLNPAQGAWLERLEIFALAAAVPLVLHAMGVFALVRGLGA, translated from the coding sequence GTGTCGAGCTTGTCTGATTCTTCTGTCCTGTCACAGCCACCAGCGGTGGCGCATTCCACCGCACTTACCGCCACCGGGGTGGGCCCAAGTGCCTCCCCAGGCGCCGTCGACACCGTCGACGTGGTCTTCCGCGTGCTGTGGGGAGTCGAAGAGCAAGCAGTGTCGGTAGCGGCAACCGTGCCGCTGGCGGTGTCGGTGGCGGAAGTTTTCGATGAAGTGGTGCACCTGTGCGGGGTGGCACTGCCGGACTGTGGCTGGTGCGTTCAAACCGCAGCCGGAAGCCCCATCGACCCGGCAATCCCCCTGGCAGACTCACCGGTATCAAACGGGGATACCCTCGTTATCGCCCCGGTGGGATTGCGCCCGGCACCGGTCGTGCTTGATGCCGCCGAGGCCGCCAGCAGCATCGGCGAGCCCGCCCGCCCAGCTGGAATCGCCGCTGTAGCTAGCGCTGCCGGATTCTTGGCCACGGCCGCAGCGATTGGGCAGGTGGTGCCAGCGCAACAACAGCCATGGGCGTGGTGGGCTGTGATGATGGTGTGCGCAATCGTGCTGATGCGGCTGCAAAACACCCGTCCAACAGACCAGCCCAGCGCGATTGTGCTCGCCACTTTGGTGTGGGTCTTCGCGCAGGTCGGCGCCTGGCGGTGGATGCAGCCCGGATCCACCCACCCCCACCCCGCATCGCCTTTGGCCATCACGACAGTCGGGATCTGTGGGCTCGTCGCAGCGGCCCTTATGGCGCTGGTGTGGCGCAGCGATCCACCCGCGGGCGGCGGGCGGGCGTTGTCTGCCGGTGGCGCCGGGTGGTTGACGTTGTTGGGGGTGCTCAGCGTGGCGGTGGTGTGCGCGGGTGCGGGGCTGCGGTTGGGGGGCTTGTCGGCGGCGGCTGGCGCGGTGGTGTTGGGCTGTGTGGTGGTGTTGACGGTGGCGGCGCGGGTCGCGCAGTCGGTGGCGGGGTTGCAGGTTCCGGTGTTGCCGGCGGTGGTGTCTGTAGGCGATGGGGATGCGCCCGCTGATGGTGATGGGGCAACCGCGACCGTGGGGCAGGCAATGATAGCCCGCGACATTGTGATCGGCGCGTACATTGCGGCCAGTGTGGGGGCGATGGTGGGGCTGGGCTTGCTGGCTTTTGCCCCGTCGACGACTACTGCCCTGGTGGCGCTGGCGGTGGCTGCCGGTTTTGCGCCCCATGGGCTGCGGCATCGGGATGCGGCGTGTTTGTGGTCGCTGTGGTCACTGTCGTCGGTGGCGTTGCTGGTGGCGGTGTGGGCTGCGGTCAGTGCGCCGGCGCACCCAGCGGTGGTGGCGGTGGCGGTCGTTGGGGTCGCCGCGGCAGCTACAGCACCACTATGGGCGGGGTCGCTAAAACTCAACCCCGCCCAGGGCGCGTGGCTGGAGCGGCTGGAAATTTTTGCGTTGGCCGCCGCGGTTCCACTGGTGCTGCACGCGATGGGGGTTTTCGCGCTGGTGCGGGGGTTGGGCGCGTGA
- the rplM gene encoding 50S ribosomal protein L13: MSTYHPKSGDITRKWYVIDATDVVLGRLAVQAANLLRGKGKPQFAPNVDCGDYVIIINADKVAISSNKRDREFRYRHSGYPGGLKTMTLGRSMELHPERVVFEAIEGMMPHNKLTRASVKKLRVFAGSEHPYAAQKPETYEIKQVAQ; the protein is encoded by the coding sequence TTGTCTACTTACCACCCGAAGAGCGGTGACATCACTCGTAAGTGGTACGTCATCGACGCCACCGACGTGGTGCTGGGTCGCCTCGCCGTGCAGGCCGCAAACCTGCTCCGCGGCAAGGGCAAGCCCCAGTTCGCACCGAACGTTGACTGCGGTGACTACGTCATCATCATCAACGCCGACAAGGTTGCAATTTCCTCCAACAAGCGTGACCGTGAGTTCCGCTACCGCCACTCGGGCTACCCGGGTGGTCTGAAGACCATGACCCTGGGTCGCTCCATGGAGCTGCACCCCGAGCGTGTTGTCTTCGAAGCTATCGAGGGCATGATGCCGCACAACAAGCTGACCCGCGCTTCCGTGAAGAAGCTGCGCGTGTTCGCCGGCTCCGAGCACCCGTACGCTGCCCAGAAGCCCGAGACCTACGAGATCAAGCAGGTGGCCCAGTGA
- the eccCa gene encoding type VII secretion protein EccCa encodes MRYQVRDRIVAPRSGPLDAPELPVGTLAPDPVPHAERPQPIPLVRLLIPIVMVAAIAAMVGLMMLGGGALNPMMLIFPLMMGVSMLAMFAPQSPGDANEQRRVYLRQLGTLRAVAARNAHMQREHSFHLHPDPDTLWSLVGTPRMWARTLEDPETFCVRFGLGTTQLCTPIKITNPPAPEDADPVCAVTLRHVVRAAGYVRNTPVDGSFLDVEHLHLTGPHARDLARSLIAHLVFHHGPDLVGITWTATANDPWQWLGWLPHTITPEDAHLHIHLHDTSTGPASQAMHSAPRTITIDEDGTTAPVAGAVVMEVTDRLTVDAFGHQETVGTPDYLSQAQAELLARRLSGYRRLSGNDAAGSRDFLSQLGLAPIHTLTHEQLWRHRHLPEQLNVPFGTTNDGRALHLDLKESAHGGVGPHGLCIGATGSGKSELLRTLVTALALTHSPEDVQMVLVDFKGGATFLGLDKLPHTSAVITNLSAERTLVERMHDAISGEMNRRQEVLRAAGNIPNVTDYNNRAHQHGHPRLPALLIVVDEFSELLGQHAEFAELFAAVGRLGRSLGIHLLLASQRLDEGRLRGLDSHLSYRIGLKTFSASESRQVLGITDAYHLPATPGAGYLKTDADTVQRFQAAYVSGPCLVPATTDPTTNKPLARIQPFTGLHNRPAPTTHDTTLVATDTTLVDAAVELARQAGQHRNLTAHQVWLPPLPAAIDLPAVFAANDQSAALDTTNPHQLCTTRSLTIPIGIIDRPYEQRQDPLTFDLTADGGHLAICGGPQTGKTTALRTLVTALAVTHPTDLAAIYLIDFSHSLADLADLPHVAGIAHKDQPEKVRRIIDEVSSFIHEPRPGHTLLFIDGWHTITSDFDDTIEQIATLCADGPKAGIHVIITTQRWTIVRPAIRDLMTSRIELKLAEPADSIIDRHAQKRVPSQAPGRGLTPTGEQMLIARTTTQDTTGALSITTAAAQTPVPKLKTLPTTINRADLHPSPTGGLPIGIGGPRLATQHFDPHNHGHLICIGAPRSGRSTLISTLAHSIAEQPRDNARLIILDPRRTHLDTIDPTMIAAYSGTTTSATDTINALVATCTERLPGPDITPAELKSRSWWQGPELYLIIDDADLLPEGTLNPLIHLLPHARDIGLHIIYARKTGGISRALFSGFLSELKDQQPAALILSGDKEEGNIFGVRPSTQPPGRGTLTARGTTIGLIQVAQP; translated from the coding sequence ATGCGTTACCAAGTCCGTGACCGTATTGTTGCGCCACGCAGTGGGCCGTTGGATGCGCCGGAGCTGCCCGTAGGCACTCTCGCACCGGATCCGGTGCCGCACGCGGAACGCCCCCAACCGATCCCCCTGGTTCGGCTGTTGATCCCCATTGTGATGGTGGCGGCAATTGCTGCCATGGTGGGACTGATGATGCTTGGTGGCGGCGCCCTGAACCCCATGATGCTGATCTTCCCGCTGATGATGGGGGTGAGCATGCTCGCCATGTTTGCCCCACAATCACCCGGGGACGCGAACGAGCAGCGCCGCGTGTACTTGCGCCAACTCGGCACGCTGCGGGCTGTTGCCGCCCGCAACGCCCACATGCAGCGGGAGCATTCCTTCCACCTCCACCCCGACCCGGACACGCTGTGGTCGCTGGTGGGCACCCCGCGCATGTGGGCGCGCACCCTCGAGGACCCGGAAACCTTTTGCGTGCGCTTCGGGCTGGGCACCACCCAACTGTGCACCCCCATCAAAATCACCAACCCGCCCGCCCCAGAAGACGCAGATCCCGTGTGCGCGGTCACGCTACGCCACGTGGTGCGCGCAGCCGGCTACGTGCGCAACACCCCCGTCGACGGCAGCTTTCTCGATGTCGAACATCTTCACTTAACCGGGCCGCATGCCCGCGATCTGGCACGCAGCCTCATCGCCCACCTGGTGTTCCATCACGGCCCCGACCTGGTCGGCATCACCTGGACCGCCACTGCCAATGATCCCTGGCAGTGGCTGGGTTGGCTGCCACACACCATCACCCCGGAAGACGCCCACCTGCACATCCACCTCCACGACACCAGCACCGGTCCCGCCTCCCAAGCAATGCACTCCGCCCCGCGCACCATCACCATCGACGAGGACGGCACAACCGCCCCAGTTGCCGGCGCCGTCGTCATGGAGGTCACCGACCGGCTCACCGTGGATGCTTTTGGGCACCAGGAAACCGTCGGCACTCCCGACTACCTCAGCCAGGCACAAGCCGAACTATTGGCCCGCCGGCTCAGCGGCTACCGCCGACTCAGCGGAAATGACGCCGCCGGCAGCCGGGACTTCCTCAGCCAGCTGGGCTTGGCGCCCATTCACACCCTCACCCACGAACAACTATGGCGACACCGCCACCTGCCCGAACAACTCAACGTGCCCTTCGGCACCACCAACGATGGGCGCGCCCTGCATCTCGACCTGAAAGAATCCGCCCACGGGGGAGTAGGCCCCCACGGGCTGTGCATCGGGGCAACCGGATCCGGAAAATCCGAACTCCTACGCACCCTCGTCACCGCCCTCGCCCTCACCCACAGCCCCGAAGACGTCCAAATGGTGCTGGTGGACTTCAAAGGCGGGGCCACATTCCTCGGGCTGGACAAGCTCCCCCACACCAGCGCGGTCATCACCAACCTTTCCGCGGAACGCACGCTCGTGGAACGCATGCACGACGCCATCAGCGGGGAAATGAACCGGCGCCAAGAAGTACTCCGCGCCGCCGGCAACATCCCCAACGTCACCGACTACAACAACCGCGCCCATCAGCACGGCCACCCCCGCCTGCCGGCCCTTCTCATCGTCGTCGACGAGTTTTCCGAACTGCTCGGCCAGCACGCCGAATTCGCCGAACTATTCGCCGCCGTCGGCCGCCTCGGGCGCAGCCTCGGAATCCACCTGCTGCTCGCCAGCCAAAGGCTCGACGAAGGCCGCCTCCGCGGCCTGGACTCCCACCTGTCCTACCGCATTGGGCTCAAAACCTTCAGCGCCTCCGAATCCCGCCAAGTCCTCGGCATCACCGACGCCTACCACCTACCCGCCACCCCCGGCGCCGGCTACCTCAAAACCGACGCCGACACCGTCCAACGCTTCCAAGCCGCCTACGTGTCCGGCCCCTGCCTCGTACCCGCCACCACCGACCCCACCACCAACAAGCCCCTCGCCCGCATCCAACCCTTCACCGGGCTGCACAACCGGCCCGCACCCACCACCCACGACACCACCCTTGTCGCCACCGACACCACCCTCGTCGACGCCGCCGTCGAACTCGCCCGCCAAGCCGGACAACACCGCAACCTCACCGCCCACCAAGTATGGCTCCCCCCACTGCCAGCAGCCATCGACCTGCCGGCCGTATTCGCTGCCAACGACCAAAGCGCGGCCCTAGACACCACCAACCCCCACCAGCTGTGCACCACCCGCAGCCTCACCATCCCGATCGGCATCATCGACCGGCCCTACGAACAACGCCAAGACCCCCTCACCTTCGACCTCACCGCCGACGGCGGCCACCTAGCGATCTGCGGTGGGCCCCAAACCGGTAAAACCACCGCCCTGCGCACCCTGGTCACCGCGCTCGCCGTCACCCACCCAACCGACCTGGCCGCCATCTACCTCATCGACTTCTCCCACAGCCTCGCCGACCTGGCCGACCTTCCCCACGTCGCCGGCATCGCCCACAAAGACCAGCCCGAAAAAGTCCGCCGCATCATCGACGAAGTCAGCTCCTTCATCCACGAACCCCGCCCCGGCCACACCCTGCTATTCATCGACGGCTGGCACACCATCACCAGCGACTTCGACGACACCATCGAACAGATCGCCACCCTGTGCGCCGACGGCCCCAAAGCCGGAATCCACGTCATCATCACCACCCAGCGCTGGACCATCGTCCGCCCCGCCATCCGCGACCTGATGACCAGCCGCATCGAACTCAAACTCGCCGAACCCGCCGACTCCATCATCGACCGACACGCCCAAAAACGCGTCCCCAGCCAAGCGCCCGGCAGGGGGCTGACCCCCACCGGGGAACAAATGCTCATCGCCCGCACCACCACCCAAGACACCACCGGCGCCCTCAGCATCACCACCGCAGCCGCCCAAACCCCCGTGCCGAAACTAAAAACCCTCCCCACCACCATCAACCGCGCCGACCTTCACCCCAGCCCCACCGGCGGGCTACCCATCGGCATCGGCGGACCCCGCCTTGCCACCCAACACTTCGACCCCCACAACCACGGGCACCTCATCTGCATCGGCGCCCCCCGCAGCGGGCGCAGCACCCTCATCTCCACCCTGGCGCACAGCATCGCCGAACAACCCCGCGACAACGCCCGCCTGATCATCCTCGACCCACGCCGCACCCACCTCGACACCATCGACCCCACCATGATCGCCGCCTACAGCGGCACCACCACCAGCGCCACCGACACCATCAACGCGCTCGTCGCCACCTGCACCGAACGACTACCCGGCCCCGACATCACCCCCGCAGAACTCAAAAGCCGCAGCTGGTGGCAAGGCCCGGAACTCTACCTCATCATCGACGACGCAGACCTCCTACCCGAAGGCACCCTCAACCCACTGATCCACCTGCTGCCACACGCCCGCGACATCGGCCTCCACATCATCTACGCCCGCAAAACCGGCGGCATCTCCCGGGCACTATTCTCCGGATTCCTCAGCGAACTCAAAGACCAACAACCCGCCGCCCTGATCCTGTCCGGCGACAAAGAAGAAGGAAACATCTTCGGGGTGCGCCCCAGCACCCAACCCCCAGGGCGCGGCACCCTCACCGCCCGCGGCACCACCATCGGACTCATCCAGGTGGCACAACCATGA
- a CDS encoding WXG100 family type VII secretion target, whose protein sequence is MSGTFKTEADVMVATAGRVDDTNSEVQGELTRLRGVVDGVRGNWQGSAQVSFDNLMARWNTSARDLQDALHAISDNIRHNARSFENIEASNATAFNNVGGGLNL, encoded by the coding sequence ATGTCCGGAACTTTTAAGACCGAAGCCGATGTCATGGTGGCCACCGCTGGCCGCGTCGACGACACCAACAGCGAAGTCCAAGGCGAACTGACCCGCCTGCGCGGCGTCGTCGACGGAGTCCGCGGAAACTGGCAAGGCTCCGCCCAAGTCAGCTTCGACAACCTCATGGCGCGATGGAACACCAGCGCACGCGACCTGCAGGACGCCCTGCACGCAATCTCTGACAACATCCGCCACAACGCCCGCAGCTTCGAAAACATCGAAGCCTCCAACGCGACCGCCTTCAACAACGTCGGCGGCGGCCTGAACCTCTAA
- the rpsI gene encoding 30S ribosomal protein S9 — translation MTDNNVAEAADIAAATAAAEEFTNTIGDAVAVEAETEAVAPVAPLEGPIQTVGRRKRAIVRVRMVEGSGQFTCNGRTLEEYFPNKLHQQLIKAPLVLIDRENQFDIHANLTGGGPTGQAGAFRLAIARALNLYNPADRAALKKAGFLTRDARAVERKKAGLHKARRAPQYSKR, via the coding sequence ATGACCGACAACAACGTTGCCGAAGCTGCAGACATCGCTGCCGCTACCGCCGCTGCTGAAGAGTTCACCAACACCATTGGTGACGCCGTAGCTGTTGAGGCTGAGACCGAAGCTGTTGCTCCGGTTGCTCCGCTGGAAGGCCCGATCCAGACCGTTGGTCGCCGTAAGCGCGCCATCGTTCGCGTCCGCATGGTTGAGGGCTCCGGCCAGTTCACCTGCAACGGCCGCACCCTGGAAGAGTACTTCCCGAACAAGCTGCACCAGCAGCTGATCAAGGCTCCGCTAGTCCTCATCGACCGCGAGAACCAGTTCGACATCCACGCTAACCTCACCGGTGGTGGCCCCACCGGCCAGGCAGGCGCTTTCCGCCTCGCGATCGCCCGTGCACTGAACCTGTACAACCCGGCTGATCGTGCCGCCCTGAAGAAGGCTGGCTTCCTCACCCGTGACGCTCGTGCCGTGGAGCGCAAGAAGGCCGGTCTGCACAAGGCCCGTCGCGCACCGCAGTACTCCAAGCGTTAA
- a CDS encoding type VII secretion-associated protein, translating to MTTTTQPTTITVTDTATIISGKHTRYRYDLPQHAHQHHQAADAIIAELRAQNPTTWPDLCVTIDADPTTTATLSTALTTHGITVTTTHTPTPPTSGGRHRLKTPDAPTTPDADPQDTPPAARDRIATWRTTRTKRAPSRHRWRPRPTSRNASRNTKRNTSTPPRPTRTPTADTIRQAAARTWPIIGTATIITIVVGFTWIYGTRLHTTPTQNTTQKPTTSTLKTTTPHPATQQPHPQNNTHIEGPHFAITAPAGFALTATSPQSFTITNPDAGLRLLIDYENLDGAQPEEVHARLDQAITADPTLRWAPQPPTFAPANLPENDVLTYIENPADGTEVYWATWTTPTHHISLGCHVKNPAVTADTTRCAQAMTSFTHKE from the coding sequence ATGACCACCACCACCCAACCCACCACCATCACCGTCACCGACACCGCCACCATCATCAGCGGCAAACACACCCGCTACCGCTACGACCTGCCCCAACACGCCCACCAACACCACCAAGCAGCCGACGCCATCATCGCAGAACTACGCGCCCAAAACCCCACAACCTGGCCCGACCTCTGCGTCACCATCGACGCCGACCCCACCACCACAGCGACCCTAAGCACCGCCCTCACCACCCACGGAATCACCGTCACCACCACCCACACCCCCACACCCCCAACCAGTGGAGGCCGCCACCGCCTCAAAACACCAGATGCCCCCACCACCCCAGACGCCGACCCCCAAGACACCCCACCAGCCGCCCGCGACCGCATCGCCACCTGGCGCACCACCCGCACCAAACGCGCCCCCTCCCGCCACCGCTGGCGCCCCCGCCCCACCAGCCGCAACGCCAGCCGCAATACCAAACGCAACACCAGCACCCCACCGCGCCCCACCCGCACCCCAACCGCCGACACCATCCGGCAAGCCGCCGCCCGAACCTGGCCCATCATCGGCACCGCCACCATCATCACCATCGTCGTCGGATTCACCTGGATCTACGGCACCCGCCTGCACACCACCCCCACCCAAAACACCACCCAAAAACCCACCACCAGCACCCTCAAAACCACCACCCCACACCCCGCCACCCAACAACCCCACCCCCAGAACAACACCCACATCGAAGGACCACACTTCGCCATCACCGCACCCGCCGGATTCGCCCTCACCGCCACCAGCCCCCAAAGCTTCACCATCACCAACCCCGACGCCGGACTGCGACTACTCATCGACTACGAAAACCTCGATGGGGCACAACCCGAAGAAGTACACGCACGCCTCGACCAAGCAATCACCGCCGACCCCACCCTGCGCTGGGCACCACAACCACCCACCTTCGCGCCAGCAAACCTGCCAGAAAACGACGTCCTCACCTACATCGAAAACCCCGCCGACGGCACCGAAGTGTACTGGGCAACCTGGACCACCCCGACCCACCACATCAGCCTCGGCTGCCACGTAAAAAACCCAGCAGTCACCGCCGACACCACCCGCTGCGCCCAAGCCATGACCTCATTCACCCACAAAGAATAA
- a CDS encoding WXG100 family type VII secretion target, which produces MTNAIKYQFGAISAAAGDIQSTSGRINALLDNLKAHIKPMVSTWEGESAVAYQAAQQKWDTAAAELNAILASIAGTVQEGNDRMSDVNRQAAASWS; this is translated from the coding sequence ATGACCAACGCCATCAAGTACCAGTTCGGCGCCATCTCGGCTGCGGCAGGCGACATCCAATCCACCTCCGGCCGTATCAACGCCCTCCTGGACAACCTCAAAGCCCACATCAAGCCCATGGTCTCCACCTGGGAAGGTGAATCCGCCGTCGCATACCAGGCAGCCCAGCAAAAATGGGACACCGCCGCGGCCGAACTCAACGCCATCCTCGCCAGCATCGCCGGCACCGTCCAGGAAGGCAACGACCGCATGAGCGACGTCAACCGACAGGCCGCCGCCAGCTGGTCATAA